Proteins from one Epinephelus moara isolate mb chromosome 1, YSFRI_EMoa_1.0, whole genome shotgun sequence genomic window:
- the LOC126388012 gene encoding interleukin-17C-like, which yields MKRSVSLHIMLSVSSLLIFNHHPSSSSSSSSSSSSAADGRSSKCIDLRQVNRTVSRLQRYWEYWNELWLPKNLQDTRTCAQVAKDMRGELSNRSLSPWRYRLNREENRDPHEILFAECLCEGCIINQREDMSYNSVPVFAPLTVLRRTLCPNDPNKYEVKKDFIEIPVACTCAVPKYAE from the exons ATGAAGAGATCCGTCAGTCTGCACATC atGCTTTCAGTGAGCTCGCTGCTCATCTTCAACCACCACccttcatcctcatcctcttcctcctcctcctcttcctctgctgctgacGGCAGGTCCAGCAAGTGCATCGACCTGCGCCAGGTGAACAGGACGGTGAGCAGGCTTCAGAGGTACTGGGAGTACTGGAACGAACTGTGGCTCCCAAAAAACCTGCAGGACACACGGACGTGCGCGCAGGTGGCCAAGGACATGCGCGGAGAGCTGAGTAACCGCTCGCTGTCCCCGTGGAGGTACAG ACTGAACCGAGAGGAAAACAGGGATCCTCACGAGATCCTGTTTGCCGAGTGTCTCTGTGAAGGCTGCATCATCAACCAGCGTGAAGACATGAGCTACAACTCTGTGCCTGTGTTCGCTCCGCTGACGGTCCTGAGAAGAACTCTGTGTCCAAATGACCCAAACAAATACGAGGTGAAAAAGGATTTTATTGAAATCCCTGTGGCCTGCACATGTGCTGTGCCAAAGTACGCTGAATGA